In Raphanus sativus cultivar WK10039 unplaced genomic scaffold, ASM80110v3 Scaffold3202, whole genome shotgun sequence, the genomic stretch AATTTACTAAAACCCCAGAATCGTTCAATCGAAGTATTAAACACCCATTTTTTAGGTtttccccatttgctatcttcattttctctctcttccctaAATTTCTCTCCTCGACCTCACTCCCTCTCCTCCCAAAAACCTAGATGTCCGCCGCTTCATCATCCACGACCGGTGGTCGGAGACGGGTACAAACTCCGGGGATACCTAGTGGGTGTTGGTGCGGGGTGGGCGTCACCGAGCTCATCTCCAAAAGCAATCCAAACCCATATCGCCGGTATTATCGGTGTCTCTTTGCGGCTTCACAGAGGGTACATCCGTTTGTTGTTTACATATGGAACGCTTATGAATCACGCTAactcgttttgaaaaaaaaatcatgtagcTCGAGAACGACAATCATGTCTTCAAATGGGTTGACGAAGCCTTCACCGATGAGATACAGCAGCTGGACTACCAAGTTCGAATACTCGAAGAAGAAGTTCAGAGTCTCAAAGCAACAATAAGGAACGAAGGAGATATCCGCGAAGGTCCCAAAAAGATGCCCATGATAAAGATATCAGGAGGTTGTGTTCTTCTTACCATCGTTTTAGTTCTAGGAATTATGATGTACAAAAAGTAATTGAAATTCCTAAGAGAATTCCAATTCCTAGAACTAACTGTTATTGCTAAGCtatgtttttttaagttatgCGAAGTTGAACAACCATGTTGTTTGATCTATCGAAAAAGtgtctattattttttatttttagtatgttAGACAATTGAGAAAGTGAAACTAACACAATATCGAGTCAATATCTGACCTATTTATACGAAAAAGTCGAACAGAGGATTAAGTTAAGCCAGAAGTTGGAACAAGGGATTAAGTGAAACCTAAAGTTGAAACAAGTGAGATTGAGTGAAACCAAAAGTTCAAACAAGTGAGATTAAGTGAAACAAGTTGAAACAACAATTTACACAAGACCTTCAATCCCATATTTTTGAACATAAGGGTCGCTGTTCAGTAGAGACTGCCTGAAGTCCTCAACCTCGGTCAAACGCGGATTGAACCTGAAGTCTGAAAGTCCACCTTCGGTCTGAAGCCATAGATCAGGAGCCTCAAATAAATCTGTATTAATGTAAATGCTTTTAGTAAACGTTTTAGTCCACTATCATATTTAAAACTAGCCACAAAAACTACACTTACTCCAACTCTTGCAGACCTTCCACATCTTAAGGGCCACAATCACCTGTCCACCTTCCACATTTTCAAGACCATCCCGGAAGGCATAGGCCTGCTTGCCAGTTGCCACACATTTAATATGGCTGTCACTATTCAGAATAAGAGATTCTCAGAATAAAGAAAACGTGTGccaattacaatataaataaactttgCTTGGATCATATGTTGCTTTCTACTTACATGTTGTCCCTTATGTAAAAAATCATCCTTGGTGTTGCAGGGTCATCGAAACGGGCTTCCGTATTGAAGACCACTCCAATTGTATCTACCATATAAGTGTAACTCAACTAAATCAGTTCGTTTCACTTAGTTTCACTTACATCTACCAAAGTTCTGAAACTAAATATGTGACTAtatgtgaatatatttattttagcagCATTCATACCTATGGGATAGTTTCGTTCCTTGTGGGACATGTGAGGGATTGCATGGATGTTCTTGAAGTCCATGAAAAGCCGATTGTTCAGAGGATCGATCATGCGGACTTGTGTGAGTCGCGAAGCAGTTAGTCTGAACCGAGAGTTAGTTGCATTGAAACCTACACAGGAACGTTCAACTCCTACCCGAAAGATTTCCACCCATTCTCCCTCCCTGTTTTCGAGGCCTCTAAAACTTTCATAATCCCCATAAACGGTCATCTCCATCTTGCACCCCTACATAAATAAAGTACAAGGATCAAGTTAAatgatgatgaaaaacttgagagatgatgatgaaaaacttgagagatgatgaaaatcttgagagatgatgaaaaaACACTTACATCTTCATCTGCTAGGACATAGGAATAGAAAGGCATAACCCTGTTGGTAACCGAGGAATAGAGAGGGTAGACCCTGTGTATTTTGACTCTGAAACGCCAAGCCTTGACGTCGGGGTTATAAGAAGCCTCGGAAATCTGGGAAAGCTTATTGTAGAAGTCTGTCATCTTGTTGAATAGAGATGAGAGAATTTGACTCAGagatgagagaagagaagatagaACTCGGATATGAGATGAAATGAGAGAATTTGCAGAGTTGGAGTTTAACTACAACTAAATGCAATGGTGATGATTCTAGACGTTGTAGTGTTGTGACGTTTCACGTTTGGTTTCAATGCAACTGTAGTGTAGAGTCGCGAGGGGTTGCGAGTGTAATGATTATTATTAGAGACTTTTTCAATCGATTAATTACTCTCTTATCTGTCCATCAATACCATTAATTACTGGATTTTTCTCAACCATTTTTATgatctcttttattgcttgCTCAGTAAAtaatccataatattatatttattttcaaaatataaaacaatataatacctaaattttttaatttttacatagttccatatatttacactataaattcaatataattttacttagtttcataaatttagacaattAATATCAGTTAGTTTCACTTAAACTGTCAGAAGCGTGCGTGAGAAGTCGTGTAGCGTTGCAAATATCAAGGGTCACGAAGCTATGGTCATAAATCAGGTCATAAATCATGAAATGACagatttttctcaaactaaatatttcaattattatttcttAGTTTTCTCGCCTAATGTTTTTTACATAGTTTCATTTATTCAAACACAcctatttttattcaaacataCCTGTTCTTATTCCCTGTACTTGCAGTGAAAAGTCGTGTCTTAAGCCGTCTATCAAATTACACCCTTAAGTGGGATAGTAAATGCAATCTTATCTCTATTATAAATAACACGTAAATCTTTCCATTTACTCGATTAAACGAATatctctcaagtttttcatcatcCTTGTACTCTATGTCGAACTTCTACTTGGAATCTGTCCCTCCTTCCATCCTCCATAAGATTCTCTCAAAGGTAGCAACAAACCACATCCGGGACTTCGGTAGTGCTAGAATTGCTTTCTCCGGGTTCAATCAAATAGGCAGAGACGACTACTTCTACCAATCTGCTAATCTCTTTGGCTTTAATGATTGGATTGAAGAGGTTAATGCTGTAAGAACATTCCGACTTAGGTGCTACCAAGCCGGTAATCCAGAGGCCATCTACCTACGAGGTATGCATGAGTTCTTTCAACTTCATTTACTTGATGAAGGAATAGAGAAAATCCGTCTTGCTGCTGAGAGAGGATTGGAGTTGGCCAAGTTTGTAGATGGAATGCTGAACTTAGCGTTTAGTGTAGATGATGGAGGGTTGTTTCACAATTATCCTAACTTTAGTCGTGAGTTTGTTCATCGGATGAATTGCATGATCCGGACTGTTCTACCCTCAGGCCATTGGGGTTACGAGAAACCTCAAGAGTTTATGTCACTACTTGAAAGAATAAAGAATCCCATCTTCTCAATGATGATTGCTGCTGCTGCCTCCGCAATAAGAACCGGTGTTTGTAGTCTCCTATAATGGATCAACAACACAGTGGAAGTGCGATCGTTGTTTCTGGCAATGTGAAGTTTGGGACTTCTGCAATGAAATTCACTTGACAGCTGCCAACTGGCCAATTGAAGATTAGTTGTGGTGTTTTATTTCTCGAGTTTATGGCATGTAGTTTTTATCTACTTTCACTATGTTTGACTTAATGTAATGTCTCTAGTTTCAATCCTCTAGTTTCTCTCTATAACTAATCTTTGTATATTTTAACTTCAATAtatcattaaaaaattaactacatttctacttttattttaacaaataaacttACTAGCC encodes the following:
- the LOC108816586 gene encoding uncharacterized protein LOC108816586, with translation MTDFYNKLSQISEASYNPDVKAWRFRVKIHRVYPLYSSVTNRVMPFYSYVLADEDGCKMEMTVYGDYESFRGLENREGEWVEIFRVGVERSCVGFNATNSRFRLTASRLTQVRMIDPLNNRLFMDFKNIHAIPHMSHKERNYPIDTIGVVFNTEARFDDPATPRMIFYIRDNIDSHIKCVATGKQAYAFRDGLENVEGGQVIVALKMWKVCKSWNLFEAPDLWLQTEGGLSDFRFNPRLTEVEDFRQSLLNSDPYVQKYGIEGLV
- the LOC130506406 gene encoding uncharacterized protein At4g04775-like, whose product is MSAASSSTTGGRRRVQTPGIPSGCWCGVGVTELISKSNPNPYRRYYRCLFAASQRLENDNHVFKWVDEAFTDEIQQLDYQVRILEEEVQSLKATIRNEGDIREGPKKMPMIKISGGCVLLTIVLVLGIMMYKK